The Numenius arquata chromosome 11, bNumArq3.hap1.1, whole genome shotgun sequence genomic interval GGCGGTGATTAAAGTGTTTTCTCCCCCCGAGTCCCCGTCGAGGCTCCTGGCCATCCGGAAGGGAACCTCGTCCAGGTAGCTCATGGCCgctgcctgattttttgctgCCAGAGGAAGGGATGAAACAAAACTGTAAAAGGCAGGACTAGCACCTTTTAAGTTGGGTGGAAGGAGAGAAAGACGAGCTATTTCAAGTGATGTGGCTAAAAGGAACACAGCCCTCGGAGACACTGCCAGCTGGGTAAAAACCGCTGTGTGCAATGCCCAGATTTGCAAAATCTTAATTCCTGATACCGGGAAGACTTCTCTGAACTAACCTTTGCTATTCTGAGCTTCGGCCAGCAGGACCTGACCAAGCTTACGGCTTCATTTGGCAGAAATCCTGAGCGTTTTTCTCCTCCACTTCCACCTCCATGCACACCCTGctgctttccatccctcctcctgcccatcgCACGCTCCCTTTCCCAAACTGGGGACAGCCCAAGCCCTTTTCCCAGCTACAGAGGCACAAACCGCAGCCAAGGAGGACACCTCGCAGGTATCCTCTCTCAGCGTGACCCGAGAGCGCCCGTGGCCACGGAACTCATGCAGGTGGCCACGTGCTGCTAAAGCCATCACACGGAGGAGCccggggggcagctggggcgAGGGTATCCCCTCCAGCGCCGAGGCAGCTTACCCTGAGCCAAACAAGGAGGCTGGGGCATCAGGCAAGCTCCGGTGTCAGAAGGATGTCAAACGAGCCATTTTAAGGCCAGATTAGCTTTTAAGAACCATCTATTTCAGTGCGGTGATGTTTTTAGATCAGGAATAGCAGGGGAGAGACGAATTTCTAACGAACTGCGAATGGTGGCATGGAAAATATGACTGCAATAGCAGAGCCATCAGTTCTGTATAAACGActcaatttaggaaaaaaaccactactTGCTGCATGAAGCCCTGAGTCCCCCCGGCTTCCTGGTGACGATAGCATGCAAAATCATTTCCTTTATATACTGCTAACTGGCAAGAGGTGATGGTCAGTAACCCGAGTTCTGGTGCCCGTTCACCCCAAAGCAGCGTCCCTCAGCAGCCATTCTCAGGGCACACACCCTAAATACTTGCTGTGACATCCGCAAGTGCTTTTACcaattctttctttcccctttaaaaagaaatggcttCTAGGACGGTGAGGATAAAcactccacaaaaaaaaaaaataagcaggtgAATGTATACACGGAAGAAAAAGCTGCCCGTTGAATGCAAAAATAAGAGTCTATAGTGGGAAATGACATTCAAGGGAGTTTCTTCAGTGAGCAAAGGACTAACAAAGTGCTTCCAGCCCACAAAAAGCGACAGGCACAATTGCTGGGTGCAACTCAGTCGCTCTTGCCAGAATTACAGAAGAGCCGCCGCTCTCCTGCTTACGCCAGGAGCCTTTAATATCCAGGGCTGTAGCGCAGCAGAGCCCCTAACCAGCTTTGTGGCTCCCGCACATGTTCTGCCGCGAACACGCGACACATGCAACGTGTCGGGAGCCCGCACGGAGCCAGGCCATCTGCTCCCCAGCCTAAGAGGGCTCAGCGCAGGCTACAATCCACCTCGGCGCCAACAAAGACAACGCGTCAAAACATCCCTAAGCGAAGCTGCCTTCCCCCATCTCCTCCACGGAGCAGCCTGCAAGAGGGACGGACCCTCCTGGCAGCTTAGGCTGTAAATCAGCTCTTCCCAAAAGCTGTGGGGCACAAAGGAGCAAAGTATCTCGTCATCCGTCACTTAGAACGGCTTTGCTTCGTTTTAAATGCCACTTTAAGGGACGGAGATGGGTCGTGAATGTGTCTGAAGCCACGACAAAGAAACTACGGAGAGATTACGGTACCGTATCTCACTGCATAAATGCTGTGCTCTAAAAGAGGCTCCCACAGGCGTTAATTCCCAAACCcactatctggaaaaaaaaaggaagtacagTTGGAGCAAGGAGTGATGACAACGAAAACGCTACTAGACATGAATAAAAGAGTGGTAAACACCAACTTACACCAGAAAGCAACTCCTGCAAGGGTTCTGACCTCATCAGCTCCACGCCAGCCCTGCCCCTTTCGCATCAAAGACAAAGGCTGGCCAACGAACCAATTCCTATCAGGAAGAGGATGCGcctaaaaagcagcagaaacctgAACTGCACTGGGACCAGGGAAGGAATGGGAGGCAAACGAGTCTCAGAAATTCATAGCCAACCCCTCTTTTCTTCTGGgttatagtattttttttaaaacttaatactATACTCAGAAATACTATACTTGGACAAGTTTGCATCTTAAATCTGAACACACAAGAGTTTTTTATgaattaatacctggtctccatgTAGTTTATGAGTTAAGATTTTAAGCGTTCCTCTTCTATCTGGGGTTTCAACATCTTTCTCACTAAAAACATAAAACATCTTAATGCAGATGTCATTAGACAAGAGCAAACGTGTACAACGACCGCAGAAAGCTCGAGATTGAAGTGTACCTAAACATACATCACCCACTGGCATTTCCAAGTCCTATTTTTATTAAGTTATAAAGTAAGTTACATGTAAGTTATATTATTAAAAAGTTGACCTTACCATCAGACGGAATCATGGAGCTCTTCTCGCGGCGCGGGGAGAACGGGGCTGCTTCTACGCTGCCGGCTTCTCTGCTGCTCAGTTCTTTAAATTCCTGCAGCGTCAGACAAGCATCTGACTTTGACAGTTTTAAGATTATCATAGCTTAAGCGGTTAGTCTGTGTCATCAGACATGCCGATGGGATAAGGAGCCTAACTATTTAAGCAGAGCATCCTCCGGTCACTAAGCTTCCTGAACCGCAAGCGTTGTGTCCTGCAGTTGTTTTTACGCTATTTGAACTTTTGCAAGAACTGCAAACTTCTGCACCCGGATTAATTCCAACTCTACCAAAAATGAGCAGCGCGTGTGCTCTTGCCAACAGAAATCAACGCAAAGCTTCAGCCAAGAAACCGTTAACGTTACATGTAAGGCCCAAGTGTTGAATTCAGGCAGTTAAGTGTTGCCTCCTCCATGAATTACACAATGTTGTGACGCGAGGAGGTGAGGAATTGGAGAGATTCAATCCATTCCCATATATTAGGGCTAAGCGAGAATAACAACTGCAGCTCTGGGAGGATGCCACGACTGACCAGCAAAGCCCCAAACCCTGTTCCAAGCAAACCGCCCAGAACACGGAAGGCTCGGAAATCCAATGCCTCCGTCACCTCGTAGGAGAGAGAAATTCCTTCACACAAATCTTTTCCCAGCAATTCTCTCCACGTTGGGAGTCATATTTGATGCCCAGTACTAGAAATCTACTCCCTCGGAGTTAAAAAtgcttcaaacaaacaaaaaaaaaaaatccatttttttctgtttattctgtACAAAAAACAACTTACAAAATAGAACTGtgttttttaatcaaatataATATATATGATCTGTCCCTACACAAAAATAGCTATATAGACAAAAACAGTTACAGTAGGTTAGACTTCAGAtgttactgtttttttccagcaggcTTATTCATCAAATTTATATGTATTCACATGGCTGTCTGACCTATTTCACCACAACTGGGAATTTTTTCCATGTTGTGGTACCAGTTTTAGTCCACAAAAGCAAAATGTCAACAGCTGCTTTAATCAACCTTGAAAAACCCTGTCTTGTTTGTACTTCAGAATCTGTTTAAATTTGTAATAGGTTCGTTTCTACACACAAAAATACAGGAACTGTTTTGACAGCGATGCTTGACatgcttcatttaaaaagaaaaacatgtttactAATGATCTCTTTTTGTTAAAACTTCCTTATTTCTGGAAATTTCATCATCTGGATTTAGGCTTATAAAGATAAAAGCCACTAAAAATAGGATGTTAATACTGGCACAAATACCCTCGTCAGCAATGTTTCTTCAGTAAGTTTGAGATCTGTTAACAAAAACTCGCAGTGGGATTGTAATTCCGTCCCGCGAGAGGCCGAGCAGCTTCGGCCTCGCTCAGATATTGCCCCCCCCCCGAGTCAGATGGCACAAACACTTCTTCCACTTTTGTTCAAGACACTCCACTATCTGGCTACTGAAACAGAGGACGAGACTTCCTCTTCGGACCCTCTCGTATTTACACACATAACTATAACGAAATATTCCTCcgacattaaaataatttattacaaaattatCTGACAGCCGTGGCCCAAGTGTCATTAGTGGGGAGACTGGGAAGGACCCATCCTGGAGGGATGCAGCTTCCGTCGGGGTGATCAGCTGGCACCAAGTACTGATCCCATTCGTGCCTTTAACAGAGAAAGCGTTGTTTGAGAGGAGAGCTGGTAGGAGTTTGGTAATAAGATTTACTAGATACCCACACAGGTATTTTTCCATACTGATCAATACACAAAACACTGTAAAACGTACTCcaaaacttgtttttcaatacagaaatatgaaaattgtATGTACTATTCTATTAAACGGAATGGTTATGCATTGAAGTGCGCTCTGCCTCACACAGGCATCTCTATTAAGCGAGAAGCTTGATCCTTAGCTGCAAAAAAACAGGCCAATTCATTGCATAACCATATTTGGAAGTTAATGAACCAAAAGGGACCATAATTTTACAATCTCAACAAGCAATACTTGTCATTTTTGATCATACAATAAAGACTTTGGTTAGTTTTACCTGATCTGGATCAGAGCTGCTACAGAATGCTCAGCCTGTAAGTAATACTCTCTGAAGGGCTGCAATAGATGGGCTAGAGGAAATTCATCTGTTAAAACACAAACATAGAAATCATTCAATAAACCAGAAAGACCTTCGATTCTAGTAAGTCTTAGAAACCTCAAATTTGCCAACTCGCTTGCTGCTCCCCAGCTATAACCTGAAATCACTTCCTCATGTGATATATGAAGGACTATTTAGATGTTTTGCACGTCTCCTCATCCTTACCAGAGCTGTCAGAGGCAAGTCAAGACTAGCAAAACTCTTCCTGCCTCCATCCTCTAAACAAGGGGAACACACGGACGCTGAAACTTCACAGATTACCCAAGTTGCACTAACCCAGTCACCAGACTAAAGCATCTGTTGGGTGCTGGAAGTCTTCAATCTATGCTGTTTATTCTCACTTCAGCTTAATCTACAACCTCTTCTTGCAAAACGCTATGAAATCGGCTTTAGATATACTGCAGTCTACGCTGACGAGCTAAACACGTCTTCCATCACATGTGTTAACAGCACACTACATCCCTTCCTCAGAGCATAAATTACTCCTGCGGGTGATTTGTTTCTCAACAGTTTTTGTGCCTGCATTTTAAACCCAGCGTCTGTGAGACGGGGGTGTGATGTGGAAAAACACTGTGGTATTATTTACCTGGATCCCCAAACAGCTTGGAATCAATTTCGAGTTTCTGCTGTAGtagtttttccctttccttcttctgtttcttttccatttctctcttcctttcctcctcctgttctccCTCCAACATCACTCTTAGTGCTCTCTCCTCGGCTTCATACAGCTCGGTGCGATTTTTGAGCAACGTTTTGAGGCTCTCCACCTGACTTTCAAACGCTTCGTCTGCTGAGGGGGGTGGACAAACACCTAAACAGaaagagaattaattttaaattttcaaatccAGAAGGGGCTCTATTATCAGACTTGAAAGCGGAGCTGGCAAAATCTTGGAGGAACATGAGCTTAACCTGGCTAACAACTATCTTACTGGAATAATTCTTCTATCAAGAAAGAGCTTAGAAATGTAGGAACACAACCACTGCATTCAGCATTTTATAGCTACTCCTGCATAACAACGTAACCAAAATCACTAACAAAGAAGCAGCTTCTTCAAGCTGCACCTTGCTAGTCAGCTCAGGGTACACACATCATCTTATTTCCTGTGCGCGCAATTAAAAAAGTTTGGTAAAAATCTGGTAATTAACCTTTCCTGGCAGCTGCCTCTTTTCTCAGTTTCCGAAGCTTTTCTAACGCGTGCAGGATGTCCACCATCCTCTTTGTGTCTGCTTGTTTCTTCCGTACTTCAGACAAGACACTGTCTGCAGCAGCCTTAAGTTCTTGCTCCTACgaaagaaagacaaaaaccaGACACGACGTGTGAAATATCCCACATCGACAAGAATGAGACAGTACTTTCAAAAAGATTAGCGAAGCACTGGAGATCAGAATAACTTCCTAGTGACACAGCCATAGTAAGTTAAGTCAGCCATTCAACCTTGTCTTTTTGTGATAAAGTTAAAACttcaggaaataataaaaaaaaaaaaaagccaagcaactcataaatttggggcaaaaggctAATGAATTCAAAAAGCCCGATAACCTTTAACCACAGAAAGTTAGGAAAACCATACAATAAACCATCCTGATTCTACAGCTCAGTAATTAAAGACCATTAACATGCCCCAACCCCAACACAAAACCTTTCCCAACAGCTGCTCCACACCATCCCAGTAGCAGACCTAGCACCAGCAGaagggcagctcttcagccaACACAAAAGTGCCTACTGCACTCCCCAGCAAGCCTAATTTGGAGTGgtttggctttttggttttctttttctgctttggagCCGTTTTACCTCCCAGTGAGACTGAAAAGCTCGCAAACAAGCAGCTTTACAAGGATGCAGCCTGTAGGCAAAGCTTACAGTTACTGAAACAGGGCTGACCGTTGACGGGTAGCTGTGAGCAGCATGGGCAGGCTGACATATTGGGACCAGAGAGAAGGACCTCCACACGCAACCGAGCATTCAAGAAACCACTTAAACCCCAACTGTCAAGGCCTAGGACAGGAGTGTGGCAAATCTGAGACGCCCACCAAGGCTTTTTAAGGAAGAAGCAGGGCTGCAGGCCTTGGAAACAGCGTGTCTCCAAGCAAGGCAAACCCATGCAGCACCCAGGTGGCACCTACTGAACCGCAGGGGCCAAAGCCAAATGCCAGGCAGGTACAGCAGGTACCAGCCCATCACTGGCAGGTCTCCCCCGGTTCCCCCACACTGCCCTGCATCCCCGAGGGACACGCAGGAGTCCCCGGGAGGCCACGCTGCAGCCGAGGGAGGCAGGATGAAGCCACTCGGGTCCGTACCCGGttcttctcctccacctcctggaTGCACTTGGCCCTCCACTGATCGATCTTGGCCTCCCTCTCGGCGGCTcgggctgcctcctcctccttggcCGCCTTGGCTTCTTGCTTCCTCCGCTGCAGgcgcagcctcctcttcctcgccctCTCGGCCTTCCTCCGCAAGGCCTCCCGGTAACCCGGCTCCCTCAGCGGCCGCACGATCTCCTGCAgctcccgccgcgccgcctccgcctcctcccgggCCTGGGCCCAGCCTGCCTCGTCCCCCTcggcctcccgccgccgcagGTCCCGGCAGAGCGCCGCCAGCCGCGCCACTTGCCCCAGCGCCTCTACCGCCAGCCGCCGGGCGCTGCTGGGGTTGGCGgctgagggcggcggcggcggcgggggggcggcccggcgccGGCCCAGGAACTGCGACAGCCACAGTTCGTCCTGCTgccgctgcgccgccgccgcctcctcctcagACACCGGCCGCGGCGGGAACGGAGGAGCCGCCGGGAAGAAggggccgccgcccggcgggaAGCGCGGCCCCGCGTCACCCTCAGGCCTGGCCGGCGGTGGAAGCGGcggcaggaggaagggagggggcgccgccgctgccgccaccgCAAAGggccccgggcgggcggcggggccggggaagggcgcggcgggcggctggaaaggccccgccggcggcggaaAGGCCCGGAACGGCGGCGGGGGAAAGCGGCCGGCGAAAGGCGGCGGCTGCGCCATGTTGGCGCCTCGGCCCAACGCCGCCCGCcgcgcagcgccccctggcggcccggAGGCCGCGCTCACCCCCCTCAGGGCAGCACAGCGCCTGGGGCCTGCACAGAGAtccgcttaaaaaaaaaaaaaaagaaaagagaaagcctcAAAAACTCCAACTACCCATAAAATTTCACATTTCGTCAGGGATGACAACTCTCCGCTGCTTGCATATTCGCTTTGTTTTATTCAAACGCCAGAGGTGAAGTACAAACTGTAGTTACACAGcgttttgtttccttaaaaacagTTCTTGGTTACATAATTCCAAACAACTTTCAAAACTAAGTTGTTGAACAGTTTTGCCTAAAacgttgggttttttggtttgttttttttttttttttcaatccatttAAAAAAGGATTTGAATGAAAGGATTCAGAATTAAAAGCGATTATATTTCTTTCACTCTACAAAAAGGAAAGTGAGGATGCAGTTACAGATAGATCTCCAGAGATTCCCATTTTGAGGGGAACTAAAGATTCTCCTAGAAATACCCTCAGCTCCGAAGGCAGCTTTTTCTGAACCATTAGTGGGTCATTTaacctggaaaaaacccaaaatcctaAGGGAAATATCTGATGGATCTGGCTACGACTGCATGTCACACTGCTTCTAGGTAAGAACACAAGTATTACATAAAATTTACACGACAAAAATTAACAGTAAAAATAGCGTTCAGCACGCGTCTGCAGTAGCCTTTCCTCTCCTAAAACACCCACTAGACTGAAAAGAACAatgaatgttttaattaaatagcTTGAATCAAGGTTTTAGAGAAAGGGGTCAGTAAAACTTACGTCCATGTATCACTGAAGGACAAAAC includes:
- the PDCD7 gene encoding programmed cell death protein 7 — encoded protein: MAQPPPFAGRFPPPPFRAFPPPAGPFQPPAAPFPGPAARPGPFAVAAAAAPPPFLLPPLPPPARPEGDAGPRFPPGGGPFFPAAPPFPPRPVSEEEAAAAQRQQDELWLSQFLGRRRAAPPPPPPPSAANPSSARRLAVEALGQVARLAALCRDLRRREAEGDEAGWAQAREEAEAARRELQEIVRPLREPGYREALRRKAERARKRRLRLQRRKQEAKAAKEEEAARAAEREAKIDQWRAKCIQEVEEKNREQELKAAADSVLSEVRKKQADTKRMVDILHALEKLRKLRKEAAARKGVCPPPSADEAFESQVESLKTLLKNRTELYEAEERALRVMLEGEQEEERKREMEKKQKKEREKLLQQKLEIDSKLFGDPDEFPLAHLLQPFREYYLQAEHSVAALIQIRHEWDQYLVPADHPDGSCIPPGWVLPSLPTNDTWATAVR